One region of Salvelinus namaycush isolate Seneca chromosome 3, SaNama_1.0, whole genome shotgun sequence genomic DNA includes:
- the shisa2a gene encoding shisa family member 2a, with protein MHKHIVASSGEYCHGWSDSYKIWHKGFQCPEQYDGRDAKYCCGTCALRYCCTAVEARLDQSSCDLEEFFEFENDNTINMTPTVPAYLPFVIVVSTFLSFVLLGTIVSICCCQCLKPKAQDRQNASAPFQTSLLESGGPSPESMTPSRQSSSSSTGRSTLAPPRQPTTSTPGTDVNVNMYVAPLNNGYPVSSTQSNQYVPHPQPPGPFYQPYLNYGMPPEHTLLMAPFLENRSMYGHQLVHSIPQAPMHTEQLYTGVTI; from the exons ATGCACAAACATATTGTGGCCAGCTCAGGAGAGTATTGCCATGGCTGGTCCGACTCTTACAAGATCTGGCACAAGGGCTTCCAGTGTCCAGAGCAGTATGACGGCCGGGACGCAAAGTACTGCTGTGGGACCTGTGCGCTCCGCTACTGTTGCACGGCTGTGGAGGCGAGGCTGGATCAGAGCTCCTGTGACCTGGAAGAATTTTTTGAATTTGAAAACGATAACACAATCAACATGACACCAACGG TACCCGCCTACTTGCCATTTGTGATAGTTGTGAGCACATTTCTGTCCTTTGTGCTACTTGGCACCATTGTGTCCATATGTTGCTGCCAGTGCCTAAAGCCAAAGGCACAGGATCGTCAAAATGCATCAGCACCCTTCCAGACCAGCCTGTTGGAATCTGGAGGGCCATCTCCAGAGAGCATGACTCCATCTCGCCAGTCTAGTTCCAGCTCAACAGGAAGATCAACCTTGGCACCCCCAAGACAACCAACCACCTCCACTCCTGGCACTGATGTCAACGTAAACATGTATGTTGCGCCTTTGAATAATGGATACCCTGTTTCAAGCACACAGTCTAACCAGTATGTGCCTCATCCGCAGCCCCCTGGTCCATTCTATCAGCCATATCTAAACTATGGGATGCCCCCAGAGCACACTTTGCTAATGGCTCCATTCTTAGAAAACCGCTCAATGTACGGACACCAACTGGTCCATTCCATCCCTCAGGCTCCAATGCACACAGAACAGTTGTACACAGGTGTCACAATATGA